The window AGATGCCTCGAGCTACTTCACCTTTCTCGATGTGTATGTAAATATAAGTGTACACGAGACGCGCGAGGTTCGAGTGTCATCAAGACGTCCGTAAACTTAAAGGGGAAACGTGAGTTTCGCTTCGGGAATCGTATACTGTATAAAACACATCGAGCAACTTTACACGAGAAACAAGTTAACCCTTTGGGGACGGAGCATTCTTCAGCTTGCATAGAGTactattaatttaaagtaaataaaataataattccattCTTTCAAGcgtatattataaatctttattaTCTACTTTTATACCTGTGTTTTGCGTCAAGAAtgtgtaaaattataaattattatgacaATTGTGTATAGACACACGTGTGCATCGATCGTCCGCAAAGGGTTGTACGAAATAATAAGATTACGAATGTAATCgactaaaatattatataaatacataaagattctaaaaatttggaattatatagaattttgcaATAGAGTTCCTTAAATTGACTATGAATTTCTGGATACGCTTCGACGAAGCTTCGTCGCAAGTCTCGTTGGCGAACCCTCGTAAACCTGACAATTACACGAACTCATACCGTGAAGCATGAGTCGCAAATGAAATAACCACCAGCGGCTAATAACTGGCTTCTCTGTCCCTTTGTGTTTTATTCTACCCATCGCTCTATGTGTTCTCTCTAATGCCGTGTAATTGCGACAAAATGTTACCCATTCGGTGCAGAACCGAGAACAAACCAAATTAGGAACGTGCGACCGCAAATTAAGATGCGCTGTTCGTTTCTCGTATACCTGTTCATTCTACACAATTCCCTTTTGTTTATTTACGCGAACATGTATAGCGGTCTTGTAATACAAATGAAATagtaattaatgaattaaaattgttaaaggTGTGAAAAATCTCGATGGAGTCCAGTTTATTGCACCTCGAGGCGTAAGATCCCAAGAGTGTGTTACAAAACAGAGAATCCTCTTTTGGCTGTGCACTCTCGAGGATAGCATACGTTTAACTCATTTCTTACGGTAAGTCCCAATTGGGGATTTAGCTACTTAGCAAAATAACGATCACAGTTAATTTCGCGCTAGAACACACCTTTCTACGAGGATATTCCCTAAATCTCACGAGTTTAGCGGGAGTTTCAACATAAACTATTTTCAAAAGCGCGCACCAcagtatattaatatttataatacataATCATGGAACGGTGTTAATTAACCGGTTTGTTCTGACATTTATGATAGAGGCTGTTGCCACGAAGAACTTTACGAAGAAATAACCACGCCAGAAATACAACCCAGCTTGCATTCCTCTGTGACAGAGCGGGGGAGGACAGACGCAAACAGGAGGTAAAGATCGATAGAGGTTCGACGACTCGACAACTAACTGCTGTCTATATTCCACGCGATATACTTGTTTATCGACGGAAAAAGTACGATTATTTTCAACggatatttatttcaatatcatTTATCCTTTTTATGTTACGAAATTTCATGTTTCATGTGGTTCCATGCAGAACGATTTTGAATTGGAACAGAAATGGCGGGAAAAAAGTAAAATGGCGTCATCTAAACGCGATTGACaactttttcaaatttagaTGTACGTATGATACTCCACGCgtggaaaattatattatttcgtttCTCTTATATTGCAAAGGATATAATTAATGTGATATTGTACTCACCAAATTTTCTATCGAGATGATCGGAGAAACGACGTTCCTTTCAGACAACTTAATCCGAATAATGACGTTGCTGGCATCGGTTATCACAGAGTTTCCGTGTGAACGAGAATATATTTCAGGCTGTCATCGTAGCTGGCTGACTCGCAATCGTTGAAAGCACACCACGAAATGACAATCACTTTTAACGATGGTTCGTTGAAAACAGTGTCACTTCGCGTATTGACAGTCTGGTTAATGCAGTCGAACGATACGTCACAGGTAGAAACGATTGTCAAAGCGTGTTCATACAGAGGAAACATTCACATTCTGCAATCCCCATTGTCGAATCAGTTGAAATTTCGTTTCAACAAAAACTATTAATCACTACAATCACTGTTTTCGAACCGAACGTGCTCCGTTCCCGATTTCGTACGAACGCGGATCGCGCAGCCATCGTCTACTGATGTCTAGCGTCACCTAACTCAAAACGATATCGATGTATCGATATTTTTTTCGAAAACTCACCACGACTCCATCTTGTGATTAATCGATCTATGACTGTTGCGTTGCATCTTTAGAGGGGTTAGGTACGCTGccaatttaatttgaataattaaatcagGTCTGATTCTTTGAATTAACTGATTACCTCGGAAAGACGAGGAACATACTCCAACAAATCTCCAACAGATTAGTTTCCATGAATGATCGTTTCTTCACATGTTTATTTGATTTCTTTTATAGCGTGTTGTTGATGGTCGCCAGAGGTCAGTGACGCCCGCTAAATCATCTGTTGGTACTATCGTGAGCATAACGTACAATAAACCGCTACTTCCAAAAACGATGCCTCTTGTATTATGTGTCTAATAATGAAGGTTAGGAGTGTTGTTTCTCAGATATTTATCATGCGTGTTTCTTTTATGTTTCGATAAACACTTTCCCGAACGAAGCTTGATAACGTGtaacgatgaaaatattttggtGTTTCAAAAATTGTGCTTTACAGTAGCCGATCGGACAAGGCATGAGAACAAATATTTAACTCCACTGTCGATGGACATTCCAGCGTTGATTTTCGTTTCCGGACGGTTCAGTTTAAAATGTATGACGTAAATGGTGGCAAGGTCTCAATAGTCGCATGCGATGGTACCCGATAAGTATACCAAAGAGACTACAATAGATTATTCTCCTCTCGCTAGTGGTACACTATGGACTTTATCTTTCTTGAATCATGCTCGGTTTCAATGCGTCTGTCATCGATGACACGAACGTCAATGCATCGTTCCAATATCGTCTCCAACGATTAGGATCACCATCGCGACGCGGTGAATACGATCGACGAGCTTGTCTCTGTACACCGTTGAGAATTCTCCAGAGTCCGCCGCGTGTCGTTCGAAAGTAGACGGATTACCGACGTTCACGAAACTGTTCGTTTGGTCATCACCATGCCGTGACGCGAAATAGGAGCGAACTGCGCGGAACGCGTGCAGACAGAACGCACTAAACAACAAATGGACGGAGCCGCTGTTGGCTGACTGCCGACGGTCGAACACGCTCGAGTCCCAACGATCAGCTGATCGGCACGCGCGCTACTATGGTAACCAACGGCAGCGGGCTCCGGTAGGGTTGcacgcgcacacacacacaagTTTTGGAGGGCGCCCCTTACGGTAGCCTCTAGACTCCGATAACGTATACGTGCATCGTGCGTGCGCACACACGTGGTTAGAAGATTTGCGCCCGCGCGTCTGCGTGTGTGGGTGTGCGGGTACGATACCGTACTATCCGTAGATGACAAAACACGACGACAACGGCGACGATGACAGAGAGAGGCAAAGGtcgaatgcaaaaaaaaaaacttccTTTCGCCTTCTCcgttttccttatttccttttttctatctcgctttttcttttctctatttAATTGCAATTGACTACGCGACACGCAACGTCACTGCAGACTTGAATACTATGACCGTGTGCAAGTCGCAAGGTAATTCAAAATACTGTCGTGACTCGTCACAAAATCGACTACGGTGACCGTATCTGACAGGAAGGAAAATCACGAGGTAATCGTGGCGCGAGCGGCAACGTACGCCATCCACTCGTGTCGGCAGTCGGGCGTGCACTGCCTTCCTGAGTCGCCGGTTGGTTCTCGATCCTCGACTCTGTTCGCTCGACTCGCTCGCCTGTTCGCGGCCTCCATCCCCGTATCGCACTACGGCTACGATCATCGGTGGTATATACACGATGCTAGCACGGAACTTACCCGTTTCTTTTCGCAATCCATCTCCTCGGATACATCCTTATCATTAGCAACCTTATTATCATCATTTGATCTTGATCTATATCATTTATGGATAATACGATCGATGTTAGATGAAGAATCTTTCGAATCTATCGCAAAAAGTTCAGATTTGTTGCCATTAGAAAACACGATTCAGATCTTGAtgctttaaattaaaaaatatatatataattttaaatcattCTGGGATTATATTCTTCGTTACTTTTActgtaattacaaaaaaaaagattacAGTATGACATAGGGCAATTAACGCATTCTTTATCTATAGTAAATAAtagtagaataaataaataaatttgtacaaTTGAAATGGATTAAGTATATCAACAGACACATAGTCCAATActattaataataagaaataaaaatagatatacAAAAGTTTGAtgcttcaaaattattttatatatgtctattaaaacaatttaaattctATGATTTCTCTATGAGACAAAAGTTATAAAGCGCctgtaaaaaattttaaacgttATCAATTCAAAGATTAACAGTTACATGCGCAAAAacatgatttaaaaatatttaaatgatattcTTGATCACCACGTAATCTGTTATTTAAATTCCTGATCAATTTTaagtatttacattttatgaagcacataaaaattaagtaacttTGAGTTGTTAATGTAATAAATGAATCACTGGCAGCTAAAAATATTAAGTTAAATATGAAACACATTTTATGAATAACTTGCCATTTTTTTACAATTGTAGATAATATATAATAGCTACAATaacaaaatgtaatttaaaatagttAAACAACTTTTAAGgaatatgaatttaatttgattttaattttatatattagggaataaaataaaatttatatattaagaAAATTGACAAAGTATAcgtatttattcaaaaaaagaaCATATAGATCTATGGCGACATCTATCAGCACCATAGCAAACTAGATTCATCTAATCAATAGTAGATATTTGCAATACAtacaagaaaatattattaccaCAATACTTTattgtttagaaaataaaattacaaaactaatATTACCAATCGTTAATGTGCCAAAGGGCAGAAGGACCAAAGGTAACTGATGAAAGAATACAGTATCCATAAACTTAACAAGATCATTGATGTTAGGAGTGTATAATGAATCTTGCGCAACCTAAAATGGATTCATTACGAATAATGATCATgtcataaatatataattttaatattactaaCTTTTTAAGAagttacatacctactgtacgCAACTCGACTCTCGTCTAAAGTGTCGAGTGGATCATTTAACATGAATACACGTAGACCTCGTACGTGTATATAAAAGTACGCATCCCAATCTAGTTTTCCTATATCAAAGAAAAAGTTTTTTCGATCAACAGAATTCATTTTGTTCCAaagttttaaaacattttcatttcGGAAATTCCATTCCCTTGTTGAGAAGTAATGTATTACATTACTAAATTTGTGTATTTTTCTATATGCATCCATCAATctataaatacattttaattagTATTATTGTACTAGTTCTATTACATGTATAAAACACTTACATAGGTTTTCTACCAGTAAGATAAGCTGCTGTATCAACAATAACTGCTGGTACTAAGTGGAATAAGAAGGCACAAATATTatgcataaataaataattattgagTATTAATGCATAATACCACACAACTTTTTTACTAGGTACTTCAAAAGCATaatcttcatttttcttcataAATTCACCCCAAGTAATTGGATTCTGACAAGAAGATACAGAATTATAAATAGGCACTTTCTCCTCATCAGGTATAATGGAATCTGGACTTGCTTTTATTGGACGTTTTCTGTAAAAATCAAataatgtttttatatttaaaaacaattatttactaatgcaaatttttcttaattggTACTTCAGATTTTTAAGATTATGCTTGGTTACCTGTAATTAAACAACATTGCTCAATTTGCTTGTTCTTAGTAACAAAGCTTGATAAAGcaaataatacatatataaGCTAATAAGCTTATATAATGTAAATCTCAAATGAAAAGACCATAAAAACCTAAAGAACTTTAGTCTTGAAATTTCTTAGCTTAAATATCAGAATTGCAATTAAAACTCCATTACCTGGTACCAACATCCCAAGCAGCAGCTATAATGGTGGCAACAACATAATCTGCTGGTATAATGTCTGCCACTTTTTCTTTACAACAGTGTAACGTATGCAATAGACCTAAACCAGCTCCCAAAACAACACCTGTTGCCCCATATAAATTGTTTGTCCACCCAGAAATTGGTTCCGTATAGGTTGATGTAACAATAGCAGGTCGCACAATACAAACTGGAAGATCATTACTATACTTTAACACAGCATTCTCTCCTATTGCTTTAGTGAATACATATGTATTAGGCCATTTGTCAAGCAAtctataaacaaaaaatatattttttcatgattaattttcttatctgcAATATTAAAATCAGTAAGTTTATCGGAATGATACCTACATGGGAGTAGTACGTGTTATCATATCATCATCCAAAATATCCAACAGTGACACTAACTTATCAGCATCAATGGTATCACTGTAATGTTTCTCA is drawn from Osmia lignaria lignaria isolate PbOS001 chromosome 14, iyOsmLign1, whole genome shotgun sequence and contains these coding sequences:
- the LOC117605697 gene encoding fatty acyl-CoA reductase wat is translated as MTTERCDSYVHDILDMSEPPESTEKSEIIPFFDQANILVTGGTGFLGKLLVEKLLRCCPNISKLYLVVRPKKEKSSSERIKENFDDIIYDRLKKEQPNFLSKVVLVEGDGSKPEFGWSPEIKQMLMNTNIIFHAAALVRFEAKLRVITATNVQTVKFLLTFVKQIPSFKAFVHVSTAYAHCTRDFIDEKHYSDTIDADKLVSLLDILDDDMITRTTPILLDKWPNTYVFTKAIGENAVLKYSNDLPVCIVRPAIVTSTYTEPISGWTNNLYGATGVVLGAGLGLLHTLHCCKEKVADIIPADYVVATIIAAAWDVGTRKRPIKASPDSIIPDEEKVPIYNSVSSCQNPITWGEFMKKNEDYAFEVPSKKVVWYYALILNNYLFMHNICAFLFHLVPAVIVDTAAYLTGRKPILMDAYRKIHKFSNVIHYFSTREWNFRNENVLKLWNKMNSVDRKNFFFDIGKLDWDAYFYIHVRGLRVFMLNDPLDTLDESRVAYSRLRKIHYTLLTSMILLSLWILYSFISYLWSFCPLAH